The proteins below come from a single Erinaceus europaeus chromosome 20, mEriEur2.1, whole genome shotgun sequence genomic window:
- the LOC103116654 gene encoding arpin isoform X4, with protein sequence MSSYKVEAKGDTDRLTPEALKGLVNKPELLALTEGLTPEHTVAFWMPESEMEALELELGTGVRLKTRGDGPFVDSLAKLGAGTVTKCNFAGDGKTGASWTDNIMAQKSSKATAAETREQGDGAEDEEWDD encoded by the exons ATGTCATCCTACA AGGTGGAGGCGAAGGGGGACACAGACAGACTCACCCCCGAGGCCCTGAAAGGGCTGGTGAATAAGCCGGAGCTGCTTGCACTGACAGAGGGCCTCACCCCAGAGCACACGGTGGCCTTCTGGATGCCTGAGTCTGAGATGGAGgcgctggagctggagctggggactggggtcAGGCTGAAAACTCGAGGCGACGGCCCCTTTGTGG ATTCACTAGCCAAActgggagctggcacagtgaCCAAATGTAATTTTGCTGGAGATGGAAAGACAGGGGcatcctggacagacaacatcaTGGCTCAGAAGTCTTCCAAGGCGACTGCAGCAGAGACCCGAGAACAGGGAGACGGGGCAGAGGATGAGGAGTGG GATGACTGA
- the LOC103116654 gene encoding arpin isoform X1 yields MSRIYLDGALRTRAVRSARLPGRWDPAAHQGGPGVLLEGELVDVSRHGILDAQGRKERYYVLYIQPSLIHRRKFDPKGNEIEPNFSATRKVNTGFLMSSYKVEAKGDTDRLTPEALKGLVNKPELLALTEGLTPEHTVAFWMPESEMEALELELGTGVRLKTRGDGPFVDSLAKLGAGTVTKCNFAGDGKTGASWTDNIMAQKSSKATAAETREQGDGAEDEEWDD; encoded by the exons ATGAGCCGCATCTACCTCGACGGCGCCCTGCGCACCCGGGCCGTGAGGAGCGCGCGGCTGCCCGGCCGCTGGGACCCCGCCGCGCACCAGGG GGGCCCGGGCGTGCTGCTGGAGGGGGAGCTCGTGGATGTGTCGCGACACGGCATCCTGGACGCGCAGGGCCGAAAG GAACGCTACTATGTGCTGTATATCCAGCCTAGTCTCATACATCGCCGTAAATTCGACCCCAAAGGAAATGAAATTGAGCCGAATTTCAGCGCCACCAGGAAGGTGAATACCGGCTTCCTCATGTCATCCTACA AGGTGGAGGCGAAGGGGGACACAGACAGACTCACCCCCGAGGCCCTGAAAGGGCTGGTGAATAAGCCGGAGCTGCTTGCACTGACAGAGGGCCTCACCCCAGAGCACACGGTGGCCTTCTGGATGCCTGAGTCTGAGATGGAGgcgctggagctggagctggggactggggtcAGGCTGAAAACTCGAGGCGACGGCCCCTTTGTGG ATTCACTAGCCAAActgggagctggcacagtgaCCAAATGTAATTTTGCTGGAGATGGAAAGACAGGGGcatcctggacagacaacatcaTGGCTCAGAAGTCTTCCAAGGCGACTGCAGCAGAGACCCGAGAACAGGGAGACGGGGCAGAGGATGAGGAGTGG GATGACTGA